DNA from Ptychodera flava strain L36383 chromosome 15, AS_Pfla_20210202, whole genome shotgun sequence:
ATTTACAAAATGAACCAATGAACAAGAGAATTCAGCAGCTTTTGCAGGAAAAGTGTGCTGGCTTTTGAGCTTATGTGCTTTTGTGTCTAAACCATGGCAACAAATCTCCTCCATTGAACTGGTTGCCATCCAATaatgttttttgtgaagaaattacAGTGTAGTCTATGGCTTAGTGCTTTTTTGTGTGgttcaaccctttcacccctaAGTTTCAAAATGGTGTGATCCAATCGTTCTTCAAGTTTGGAAAGTTGGACCCATACTTATGAACATAGGGGTGAAAGAGGGGAGCTGTGCCACAAATATCTGATGCAAATGCACTGAAGATAACACATTCTTTGCTTTCTGAATTAATTccttgttgtaatctttatctgaTAATAAACTCCACATTTCTCTCTCATATCTTTGCCAACATGATCTGCACTGCTGGTAACTAACTGTCTGGAACTCACTACACAGTGCTCAAAAGATGCTCAAAAAAAACGAAAAGCGTTAAAAAACACAATGTTATCATGTCTTGAAATTGATAGCCACAAATACTTGTACTACCAAAGATTAAAAAAAggttcaaataaaaataatttaggTCATAAATGTAGCATTGTTTGCTGTGTCTTCCTTTGTGTTTTACCAAGTACAGTACTCACACTGACCAGGTGATGTCCCCCTTCCCAAATATAGTTGTCATCGACACAAAGTGCTAGTGTGCAACCTTGAAACTATATTGATGCCAGCACAATGTTTACCTTAATTAAGgtggtatgcacctcgaaagtgaaagacttaaacttttgctctaactttcctcaaggaatctttcaatcattctctttcaaaaccgggaataaaaataggggtcaccgtgcaaattttggtactagagaaacaaattacccaagatttactgatattagaaattcaaaatggccgccatccttgtgttaactctgtggagaaaaataaaaattttcgaatttcgaaaaactaagccggtaaaaagttatcttttaccaagagctttaattgaacccccacatgtggtatatcagaagagaatcgtaaaagtttgagagcccaaatgtctgtccccgaggtgcattctaccttaattaagGTGGTATGTACATGCCCAGTGTTCTTCCCAGAGCAATTATAACCTCtctttaatttttggtaaacaatagaagtcattaccataacaattgaatttattgttatgcaaataagccaTCACTTAAGCAGAAAATCCTTTTGAGAACACTGTGCCttgaaaagacttaaacttttgcttacaCTTTCCTCAGGCAAACTTTAAACCATCACcttacaaaatcaaaatttgcgAGTCAGGAGTGAAGTACAAGTGTACCAGAGAAACACATTTCcttaaaatttactgatatttgaaattgaaaatgaccATCCCTGTGAAAACTCTgtaggaaaaattacattttcaacttttaaaaaaataaggccgtaaaaattttatcaatttgaagaacttcaaaatgagcctacacaagtggtggatcagaaaaagtgatgtaaaaacTTGAGAGTCTGAACAATTGTCCCTGATGCACAGTCTACCATGAAAAGATACTGTGTCACACAGTTAAGGAGGAAAAAACCCTTAAATTGCATTCACTTGGAGAGAATTTGGCATCCTTTTACACTAATATTTGATCACTAAGTGGGCCACTGAAAGTGGCCGCAAGCAGCTCACTGCAATATTATAATGTATGGATTTTTCCAAAGGCCACATAGTCTATGCCATTGCAATATTCCACAATGCTTGTGAGTGCATCATCAAACTTCAACATTTTTTACTTTGATCAAGATTTGCAATCaataaagtaataaaattacttaaagataattttagaatcacaaaataaattgaagggCATCAATGTTTTTGTTCAGAGTGAAAAATATAGCATCGTTCCGTAGCAACTCTTATGATTTGTGTCCAGTATCACTGCCCCAGTGCAAAGTATGCTAGGTAGCTTGGCTATTAGAGTAAGCTGCCACGGGGACCTATCAAGACCTGTAGTGAAGAACATTATCttaaaaagaatattttcttataaaaacctattattgaaattcatttacataaaattacatttccaaTCTCAGGTCATTTAGGCGTTAATTTAGCTTTAGGACATCATGCAATCACTTCCCAGCCTCATGCTTCCCTCCCCTGTTTACTCTCAAGACTAGACTGTTTCTGTTTTTTTGTCCAAATCCATAAATAAAATGTGCCATTTGTTGACCTATAAAATGTTCTGATATTATCGTTAAATATTATcgaagtactggtggatatgttTCCCCTTGTATCTAGAAACACGGTATGtagcttaaggtagtatgacaTGTTCCTCGAAAGTGATGGAAACTCgtggaaactttcaaccattcattcTCTAAcccaatcaagaataaaaatcaggggtcactgggcaaagtttggtactgggAAAACTAATTACCTaacatttgacattcaaaatggccaccatccctatgataacacttttgaagtttcaaaaaacTGACGGttggaatttatttatttcaagagcttcaaaatgagcccaaagAAGTCCTACACAAGAAaactttttctttaaattcacATGACCCAACGCACATTCTACCTGAATATCATCACCAAACGATTTCTGTTCATATATTGCTGTCCTTTTGCCCATTCCATTTTTTACAACAGTCCCTATCACCTTAAAGCagcaaatttttcaaagatCTTTTGCTATCAACCCTTGCAATGTTGCATTACATGCCAGTACCTTTCTCACGTAATTACCGTACCTGCCCTACGAGGGCGCTCAACCAAACCTTTCTTTCGATTTCATGTTTTCACAGCCAATGTTTCTTCTGCTTTCGagttgcaaatttgtattttcttgtGAGACTATTAAACTTGAATTGGTGAAACCtgatgttaaaaaataaatattcagtCGGTCACCTTCAGAGTAATGTAAAAAGTAATAACTGGATGCAACTCTGGAGTGAATTTCCGAGTCGTATATTGATTTCGAAAACGAAGTTGCGATTTCGCAGCAAAGCTAACAGGAATGATAGCGGCAAAAGCATCCAGCAGTTTCCAATTGGGTTAGGTATGTACATCCCCCAGCCAGGGAGTAAGGTTTTAGGGTTAACTTCTTTGAGAGGATTTGTTCCAAAATGCAGGAAACGTAAGATCGACATTGCAGCCGCTCAATTTACTAATATGCGACAAAATGTTCACATGCGTAAGAAAAATGTTATCTTTGGGCAATAGTCTGAATAGACATGTTTTGCTTACGATCTTCCGAAAATTCACATCTGCACCACACTGACGCGTGACGCGCCCTAAAATGAGCCATCAGACTTCAGAACTAAATTTCTCTAAATGCACATGCGATCTATCGACTTATGAGGTCTTGTTTGTATAGAGACgatgttttctgaaaataattcgCGTCGCGTGTATTATCTACTACATTTGTCCAAACGTACCAGATACTTGCCTGACAAATACGAAATTTCGCACGGCACGTTGGTCCACATTTTATTATAACTTATAAAGTTGGTATAGAATAACCTTTGTCTATATGAACAATCTCGACGCGATTTTACAGTGAACTACACGAACGACCTTCCATACGTTGCGTCATCACCCATACTGACATGACCAGCAGTGCGCGGGGCCAGCACGACCGACCGACCGTTTCCCGCTGCGACGTTTGGCGCCATTTTAGAGGTGCATCATGTACACGGAATACTACCTAAAAGTGGTGGTTAATACTCGTATATTCATTTGAAGAATAACGTGAACTTTTGTGTAAGTTTATGTACGgttcggtagttctctttttggaaaatgtggtggccctgaaaagggccgtttatgGTTTGGGTTTTTTGAGTATTTACTTCTTTTTCGGCAGCAGAACAGCCTGAATATTCGGCAATACACCGCCCTGGGCAATTGTTACACACCCGAGAAGTTTGTTCAGTTCTTCGTCATTCCGGACAGCGAGCTGTACGTGACGGGGAATGATTCTGGTTCTCTTGTTGTCACGGGCAGCATTGCCAGCCAACTCCAGTATTTCAGCTGCCAGGTATTCCATCACAGCTGCCAAGTATACCGGAGCACCGGAGCCAACACGGTTAGCGAAGTTACCTTTACGGAGAAGGCGATGGACACGGCCTACGGGAAACTGCAGACCTGCACGTGAAGAGCGGGTCTTCGCCTTTGAGCGCTTGGACTTGCCTTTGCCTCTTCCAGACATTCTGCTTTCTCAGAAGTTGTAAGTAATATACACACACTTTGTCAACAAGTGAACTATAGCATGCATGATGAGCTGGTTGTGAGCTTTTATAGCCGTGTGCGGGATCCTAGcggttgtaacttttgaccaatcATATTCCTTCTCTTCACTTCCGTCCAATAGAAAATAGAGTGCTTTACATACTCCTGTCAATCACCATACAttgttgcaaattttgttttctttgacgTTCGAATTTCGTTCCTGTGTATGGTTCATGGGGGTTTGTTATACATTGTTGCAAATATTGTTCTCTTTTACGTTTTATTGCAGTGTCTGTTCGACCTGGGatccttaatttgcatatttttcgtTATAAATATCGAAAGGCTCATTAATGTGCATCACTTTTTCGATTGATACGTCAAGCGAAGACAAGAAGATGGCTCCCAAAGGTAGTGGTAAAGGTGCGAAGAAGGCTGGCAAAGCAAAGGGCCGCCGTGGTGGTGATaagaagaggaggaggagaaGGCGCGAAAGCTATGGCATCTACATCTACAAGGTTCTGAAGCAGGTCCATCCTGACACTGGTATTTCATCCAAGGCCATGTCTATCATGAACAGCTTCGTCAACGATGTCTTCGACCGCATCGCCGGTGAGGCATCTCGCCTAGCTCACTACAACAAGCGTTCCACCATCACCAGCAGAGAGATCCAGACCGCTGTCCGTTTGCTGCTACCCGGTGAGCTTGCCAAGCATGCCGTCAGTGAAGGTACCAAGGCGGTGACAAAATACACCAGCTCCAAGTAAATCGTATGCCCAGCATACacataccaaacggcccttttaagGGCCACTAAATActcaaaaaagagaactaccgttacAAACTGGGGAAATTGGTTGTGAtaaaattaagaatgaaaatatgaaaacaatatcCTGTCGGAGGTTGCGCAGCGCTGTCTAGCCGTCGTCAAAACTGTTTTCGAAACATTTTCAGCAAATCTGCGAAACTGCGCGTGCATGCAATGAAAACATGCGGGGAGAATCCTACAGGAGGGggacaaaaatgtcaaatttcggAACGCGAAATAAAataattcgtaatacactagttataaacatagacacaaacagcacacaacaaagtcaaattcatgaaagaaagatatatgtgaCGGACGCCTGGCCAAAAGGCCAAGAAGTGATTatatgtcaggtgtttcgaaaatagtaagggatggaccattagatcttgggagggggggtggtcacaatgaaattgtgaaaattttttttttactattgtaaatttctgaatttttttttttccaattgagattagctgtgcaaattttttttttcagagtaaattttcagatttataattttttttagttcgtcgctgtctgaagataaagagggcaaagatgtggtgccaagcaccacaagcggccacgcaagcggtcactgggaagaggtcaggagaggggtgtccccctgctgctgttggagcttttgaaaaatagagattaaaatggtgttatttggtggcacttggggagtatttttgcggggggaggtcaggagggggtgtccccctcctgctgttggagcttttgaaaaatagagattaaaatggtgttatttggtggcacttggggagtatttttgcggggggtggtcaggagggggtgtccccctcctgccattggggcttttgaaaaatagagattaaaatggtgttatttggtggcacttggggagtatttttgcggggggaggtcaggaggggggtgtccccctcctgctgttggagcttttgaaaatagagataaaaatggtgttatttggtggcacttgggagcatttttttcggattacacatcttcctctgaaacatggtcttcttgctcctcagtagcttcctatagttttgaaaattgactattttggtttcctggcttccctttctactgcgtggtgaaaagcctacattcaccccaccaaacatcatgcatatctcatgatttacaattgattttgacaagctaagaagctaaaataagctaaataatatagtgaaatttgcatatttgtgtttttagagcaattgttgcccttttttgatcaaaacatctatttctctgtagcagcatgtccaaattgattggatgtgtatagatgtgttgaaatttcaatatttgtctttttgggcaatttatgccattcatggtcaaaaaatctgtattctctgaaagggcttgtccaatttctttgaaatttgctacacaaaaacgattaaccatgcagatttattcagtatttgctatcgagaaactttcaaagttcaacccttttatgtgtttttgtgttgggatttgttggatagatggcattctacgtagtgtattgttgaatgttaaaacatgtgttgctgttgttatttgaggctgttttttgagaaaaaagaattgaaaatgcctttttaaaagcaaaataatacataatgacttgatatgttgttttatcattattgacgtgtttctacttgttcacccattcttgcattcatcattgcaataaaatgctgtgaaaaaatgaaactgatgaggcctgcatctgtttaccttgatcttaaaaggcaaatacaactttctgtcttgacaaccataccatagtttcaatgttttacctagtgtacctgcttggtttgtacgcaggaaacaagtagaaaacaggctctataatttcataattttcaagtgatcagaatacaaaagtcctgaaaagataagataatcacttccagtataagggatacaatcactctaaatgtataaattaaaattaaaaatgtgccgggaggatgtattaaaaatacagaaagttgcttactgtcggtaaaatgtaaaaaaaattcaaaattttaaagacttttgcagattttttttttacgcctttgtcttctgatttattttttttttattttgcaaactagtttgaagattttttttttcctaactttttgctctgaaaattttttttttctgtttttgaccacccccctcccaagatctaatggtccgtccctaagcgCACCCGTACCcgccgccatatatcaatctgtcaAATAGGCAGTGGTCACCAACTGAggtccaatgtcactgatgtcatcagcgatcatttgtcgacgAGAGATGCTGTatagcttgcgatacctgccaaaaagcgtttgaatgtagagacaagtctttctcaggtgtaaccttgatttaaaagTTTGTAAGAGCTATGCTACAAAATCAACATGTGAACTGCATGCAATATAttgctgggaaatgtataccccataagctggtgagagcggaatattactgatgaggtgtgggaaATTGATAATATACtaaagaacacgattggaactaatttgggataattggattttcgtaatctttaaatttctcaaaagttttaggtgtGAGATAgtttaatgttgcaataatacaaatttcttctaaaaacaagtgtataatgtaaaaagaaaagcagatgagatcacATTTGTCGATGAAATCAAcattaattcacca
Protein-coding regions in this window:
- the LOC139152243 gene encoding late histone H2A.2.2-like, which gives rise to MSGRGKGKSKRSKAKTRSSRAGLQFPVGRVHRLLRKGNFANRVGSGAPVYLAAVMEYLAAEILELAGNAARDNKRTRIIPRHVQLAVRNDEELNKLLGCVTIAQGGVLPNIQAVLLPKKK
- the LOC139152343 gene encoding histone H2B, gonadal-like, producing MAPKGSGKGAKKAGKAKGRRGGDKKRRRRRRESYGIYIYKVLKQVHPDTGISSKAMSIMNSFVNDVFDRIAGEASRLAHYNKRSTITSREIQTAVRLLLPGELAKHAVSEGTKAVTKYTSSK